One genomic window of Bacillota bacterium includes the following:
- a CDS encoding DEAD/DEAH box helicase: MPHSIRELLNELPGEVVYQHRLAARSALLDEIPRNIHRKLYLPLRHEFPQGLYSHQTKAIRQSLSGRHVALATSTASGKSLCFVLPTLDALLRDPQACALFVYPLKALSGDQLELITHWAERVGLTSQVFRLDGDIKGEERNQALARGRLFICTPDILHTTILRRNLDEHYTRIFKNLAYVVLDECHVYDGVFGSHMALVVRRLRQVCRNHGSSPRFIVASATIGQPHEHVSNLIGTDAVDLITEDMNGSPTAERDYFMVNPANTESSYGYIMKLTRELVKRVTQFVVFCNSRKEVEQYALSLRQDSPKMHDSIMPYRSGYESSDRSAIERALRQKTLLGVFSTSALEMGIDLPNLDICVMVGLPNSQVSLIQRAGRVGRRRPGAVIICGKETPFDEYYFKRPADLFKRALEQTTVNLSNPNLLISHYACARIEGGDFENPRLDPDIFGREFINIAKQVHQFDYAQDILYDQEPHFKISIRSIDDPVYKLGYGHSTIEIPLGQITYSRLMREAYPGGIYLHLGTRYRVKKVIFGKREVLVDRRCPFASTKPRLESWVKPKTTLRKGAVRSWPSIDVTESTLSITEKITGYLEKSASEEREVVYKQPLMRYFVTSGIVIKIKGLSRLTHGSIVGFANAIENSYPIVYRCARADIGSYAWSKEEHEGHIYLYDATPGGLGITSSALAHFEKLVETALDGVISCECSLDEAASIHGCIKCVKSNMWLRYPNSTRADTLFLLEEILRVVTQSAAEITLPQDRRPPSPSQRNKYGRTVLANGSVVYTGAGHEAVVISSTPMESTISPGERLYLVQGAMGESKSFIGSKLTLIQGMVELWCVNCGADSISMEDAVCPICAEKLI; this comes from the coding sequence ATGCCGCATAGTATTCGAGAGTTGTTAAATGAGTTGCCTGGAGAGGTAGTATACCAACACAGGCTAGCTGCTCGATCTGCCCTCCTTGATGAAATACCTAGAAATATCCACAGAAAGCTGTATCTCCCCCTACGTCATGAGTTCCCCCAAGGCCTTTATTCCCATCAGACTAAGGCCATTAGACAAAGCCTGTCAGGTCGACACGTAGCCCTTGCCACGTCAACTGCATCGGGAAAGTCACTTTGTTTCGTTTTGCCCACCCTCGACGCCCTGTTGAGGGATCCTCAGGCGTGTGCTCTGTTTGTGTACCCACTAAAAGCACTATCTGGCGACCAACTCGAATTGATTACACATTGGGCAGAACGAGTTGGGCTAACAAGCCAAGTCTTTCGGCTAGATGGCGATATTAAGGGTGAAGAGCGAAATCAGGCCCTAGCACGCGGAAGATTATTTATCTGCACTCCTGATATACTTCACACCACCATCCTCAGACGCAACCTTGATGAGCATTACACGCGGATCTTTAAAAACCTTGCCTATGTAGTTCTGGATGAGTGCCATGTTTATGATGGGGTTTTTGGCAGTCATATGGCGCTCGTTGTTCGGCGTCTCAGGCAGGTGTGCAGGAACCATGGCAGCTCACCTCGATTTATCGTAGCAAGCGCTACCATCGGACAACCGCATGAACACGTCAGCAACCTCATCGGGACAGATGCAGTCGACCTCATCACCGAGGACATGAACGGCAGTCCCACGGCAGAACGGGATTACTTCATGGTGAACCCCGCCAACACTGAGAGTTCATACGGATACATCATGAAGCTCACCCGGGAGCTTGTTAAGCGAGTCACCCAATTTGTGGTATTCTGCAACTCGCGCAAGGAAGTCGAACAATACGCTTTGAGTTTACGTCAGGATTCCCCGAAAATGCATGATAGCATCATGCCCTACCGGTCGGGATACGAGTCTTCGGATCGATCTGCGATAGAGCGGGCACTCCGGCAGAAAACCCTCCTCGGCGTTTTCTCCACCTCTGCCCTCGAAATGGGCATCGACCTACCTAATCTTGATATCTGCGTTATGGTCGGGTTACCCAACAGCCAAGTCAGCCTCATTCAGCGTGCTGGTCGCGTAGGCAGGCGGCGCCCCGGAGCTGTAATCATTTGTGGCAAGGAAACCCCGTTTGATGAGTATTACTTCAAAAGGCCCGCTGATCTTTTTAAGCGGGCCCTAGAACAAACCACCGTCAATCTGTCAAACCCGAATCTTCTCATTTCACACTATGCCTGTGCGAGGATTGAAGGGGGAGATTTTGAGAATCCTCGTCTGGACCCCGATATTTTTGGCCGAGAGTTTATAAATATAGCCAAACAAGTGCATCAGTTTGATTACGCGCAGGACATTCTCTATGACCAGGAGCCGCACTTTAAGATTAGCATCAGATCGATTGATGACCCGGTCTATAAACTTGGCTACGGCCACAGCACCATAGAAATACCCTTAGGGCAAATAACCTACTCTAGATTGATGCGCGAGGCCTACCCTGGTGGAATATACCTGCACCTAGGAACCCGCTATCGGGTAAAAAAGGTCATCTTCGGCAAACGCGAAGTGCTTGTCGACCGGCGTTGCCCCTTTGCTTCCACAAAACCTAGGCTTGAATCATGGGTTAAACCTAAAACAACACTTCGCAAAGGCGCGGTGCGATCATGGCCAAGCATTGACGTAACAGAATCCACCCTCAGCATAACGGAAAAGATCACGGGATACCTAGAGAAGTCAGCCTCAGAAGAGAGAGAGGTGGTGTATAAGCAGCCTCTGATGCGGTACTTCGTCACTTCTGGCATAGTCATAAAAATAAAAGGGCTCTCTAGACTGACGCATGGATCTATAGTGGGCTTCGCTAATGCTATCGAAAACTCATACCCCATTGTCTACCGCTGCGCTCGCGCCGACATTGGGAGCTATGCCTGGAGCAAGGAAGAGCACGAAGGACATATTTACCTGTATGATGCCACTCCTGGCGGACTGGGCATCACCTCATCTGCCCTCGCCCATTTTGAGAAGCTCGTCGAGACTGCACTTGATGGCGTGATCAGTTGCGAATGCAGCCTAGACGAAGCCGCCTCTATCCATGGCTGTATAAAATGCGTTAAGTCCAATATGTGGCTGCGCTACCCGAACAGCACCCGGGCAGATACTTTATTTCTTCTAGAAGAAATTCTCAGGGTAGTCACGCAATCGGCAGCGGAGATTACTTTGCCGCAAGATCGTAGACCTCCGTCTCCATCGCAGCGGAACAAGTATGGCCGAACAGTGTTAGCTAACGGATCCGTAGTTTACACTGGTGCGGGCCACGAGGCAGTAGTGATAAGCAGTACCCCCATGGAGTCTACTATAAGTCCTGGGGAGAGGTTGTATCTAGTTCAAGGCGCCATGGGGGAATCTAAATCATTTATAGGCAGCAAGCTAACGCTGATACAGGGAATGGTTGAACTCTGGTGCGTCAACTGCGGTGCCGATTCCATCTCCATGGAAGATGCAGTATGTCCGATTTGTGCAGAAAAGCTGATTTAA
- a CDS encoding DEAD/DEAH box helicase, with translation MDEVIRIIGGSGFTVAHEHLAHPRASRMLPCPEVHHLIAEYVAKTYSGQLFRHQALAVQAALKGQNVALVTGTASGKTLSFAIPVFDELLRNKQSRAMFFYPTKALAGDQLKSLQALAAALGMPGTVFRFDGDTSTDDRKRALTSGRLLLCTPDVLHTTMLKRHKETLYHEFFANLRSIVLDECHIYSGAFGSNMAFVLRRLRQVCQSKNSPLQWFAASATSSDSGNHLKLLTSETFTIIDEAENGAPSGGRRYILANCVNEAQVSSVNHLIATLATEKKKFIVFCQSRRLTEQFYHELTSAHPAIMGTVMPYRSGYEPTDRQDIEDSIRDNRLVGVISTSALELGVDLPEMEYCILIGLPTTAISLMQRTGRVGRNPGQQGKVIIFPSDNAVDDYYRRHPDKIYTRPLEKLVLHIDNRQLILSHFACARYESQSFDSPDLDSNIFGPDFVELASTVNNLDTVDDILVSSDPHSMLGIRGIGDPTYEIYTSGGEKRLGTITWSQILREAYPKAVYRHMGEAYRVERILSRDCVVKVKKENRNHSTSPVGHVFVRERTGAGATVYRRATWIDKVELLHTNMVATTVTSGFREKINGRWVQEKYQAPLQRRVFSEGVWFKLLPGFGEVTRSGLNTFVHALSSAYAIYMPCDTAELATHSMRKPDGSSCMYVFDTTSGGLGISAGLFDCFQQLLPMVEERLSTCGHCDTDRFNSGCPACVQGPRWYDDNDHLNKSEALAILRNLCKVLSAANPDIMVSSAYRHREQGGLTSISDMGNAEMPQKFGAPVYNRGAVVRLPSGLEGTVCEAFDEAGQMTYVLELPNGRQIRIRDMGLVLVSGDHHLRCGCCGSECAHDTRYCPNCMAEVG, from the coding sequence ATGGATGAAGTAATCCGAATCATCGGAGGGTCGGGCTTTACAGTAGCGCATGAACATCTGGCACACCCCCGGGCATCGCGCATGTTGCCTTGCCCTGAAGTGCATCATCTTATCGCCGAATATGTGGCGAAAACGTATTCGGGCCAGCTCTTCAGGCACCAGGCCCTAGCAGTACAAGCTGCCCTAAAGGGGCAGAATGTCGCCCTAGTTACAGGTACTGCCTCAGGTAAGACCCTGAGCTTTGCCATCCCAGTATTTGACGAGCTGCTTAGAAACAAGCAGTCAAGAGCCATGTTCTTTTATCCCACCAAAGCCCTAGCAGGCGATCAACTCAAGTCCCTGCAAGCGCTTGCGGCAGCTTTAGGAATGCCGGGAACTGTTTTTAGATTCGATGGAGACACCTCCACCGATGACCGCAAACGGGCGCTTACCAGTGGCCGGCTACTCCTGTGCACGCCAGATGTATTGCATACGACAATGCTTAAACGCCATAAAGAAACTCTTTACCACGAGTTCTTCGCCAACCTGAGATCCATTGTGCTAGACGAATGCCACATTTACAGTGGCGCTTTCGGTAGCAACATGGCCTTTGTGCTCAGGCGTCTACGGCAGGTGTGTCAGTCCAAAAACTCACCCCTCCAGTGGTTCGCCGCCAGCGCCACCAGCTCAGACTCGGGCAACCACCTCAAACTACTCACCTCGGAAACGTTCACTATCATCGACGAAGCGGAGAACGGCGCTCCCTCCGGAGGCAGAAGATACATCCTTGCTAATTGTGTGAATGAAGCTCAGGTTTCTTCCGTTAATCATCTCATTGCCACCTTGGCCACCGAAAAGAAGAAATTTATCGTCTTTTGTCAGTCGCGCCGACTTACTGAGCAGTTCTACCACGAACTGACCTCGGCTCACCCAGCAATTATGGGCACAGTGATGCCATATCGCTCGGGCTACGAACCAACAGATCGACAAGACATAGAAGACTCCATACGAGACAACCGCCTGGTAGGCGTCATATCGACATCAGCACTTGAACTAGGCGTTGATCTGCCGGAGATGGAATATTGCATTCTCATTGGCCTGCCCACGACGGCAATTAGCCTTATGCAGCGCACTGGTCGCGTCGGTAGGAATCCGGGCCAGCAGGGCAAGGTTATCATTTTCCCCTCAGACAATGCTGTGGATGACTACTATCGTCGACACCCAGACAAGATCTACACACGCCCCTTGGAGAAACTAGTTCTACACATCGATAACCGTCAGTTGATCCTCTCGCATTTCGCTTGCGCCAGATATGAGAGTCAAAGTTTCGACAGCCCAGACCTCGACAGCAATATTTTTGGGCCAGATTTCGTAGAGTTGGCGTCTACTGTAAACAACCTCGATACCGTCGATGACATCCTAGTCAGCAGTGACCCACACTCAATGTTGGGGATTCGCGGAATCGGCGACCCCACGTATGAAATATACACTAGCGGTGGCGAAAAGCGCCTAGGCACTATAACTTGGTCACAAATACTTAGAGAGGCCTATCCTAAAGCTGTATACAGGCACATGGGCGAAGCCTACAGAGTAGAGCGCATTCTATCCCGCGATTGCGTAGTCAAGGTCAAAAAAGAGAATCGCAACCATAGTACTTCCCCGGTAGGACACGTTTTTGTACGCGAACGCACTGGCGCGGGGGCAACGGTCTATAGGCGTGCAACATGGATAGACAAGGTTGAGCTCCTCCACACCAACATGGTTGCAACAACAGTAACAAGTGGCTTTAGAGAAAAGATTAACGGGCGATGGGTGCAAGAGAAGTATCAAGCACCTCTGCAACGTCGGGTTTTCTCTGAAGGTGTCTGGTTCAAACTGCTACCGGGCTTTGGCGAGGTCACTCGGTCAGGTCTCAACACCTTTGTTCACGCGCTCTCCAGCGCATATGCCATATACATGCCGTGTGACACTGCTGAGTTAGCCACTCATTCTATGCGCAAACCAGATGGCAGTTCTTGCATGTATGTATTTGATACCACTTCGGGGGGACTCGGTATCTCAGCAGGCCTCTTCGACTGCTTTCAACAGCTACTGCCTATGGTAGAGGAGAGGCTATCCACCTGTGGCCACTGCGATACCGACCGCTTCAATAGTGGTTGCCCTGCGTGCGTCCAAGGACCCCGTTGGTATGACGACAATGACCACCTAAATAAGAGCGAGGCGCTTGCGATCCTGCGAAATCTCTGCAAAGTACTGTCCGCAGCAAATCCCGATATCATGGTCTCCTCTGCTTATCGTCATCGTGAACAAGGTGGGCTAACCTCCATTTCTGACATGGGGAACGCCGAGATGCCCCAGAAATTCGGAGCCCCCGTTTATAATCGCGGCGCCGTCGTTCGCCTACCTTCTGGACTCGAAGGGACTGTATGTGAGGCATTCGACGAGGCCGGCCAAATGACCTATGTGCTTGAGCTGCCAAATGGGCGCCAAATCCGTATTCGCGACATGGGTCTCGTGCTCGTCTCTGGGGATCACCACCTGCGATGTGGTTGCTGCGGAAGTGAGTGTGCCCATGATACCCGCTACTGTCCAAACTGCATGGCAGAAGTCGGATAG